A genome region from Salvia splendens isolate huo1 chromosome 19, SspV2, whole genome shotgun sequence includes the following:
- the LOC121780066 gene encoding peroxisome biogenesis protein 1-like isoform X2, whose protein sequence is MEFEVRAVGGIESCFVSLPLSLIQTLQTGYLPPILALELRSDDRLWQVAWCGAASNSPSSIEIARHYADCIGLSDRTSVKVRVISNLPKATLVTVEPLTEDDWEILELNSELAESVILKQVGVVHEQMKFPLWLHGQTVVTFLVMSIFPQNPVVQLVPGTEVAVAPKRRKSPSLQSPDEGHTIAKAQLRIQDSDNKSVYKYEENGVEMDVVLTFGVYVHPETAKKYSFSSCQLVEISPRSLSKNNKKKLQSRSKSNENEANNGIHNDKRNSPQHLIVHLLLCESVSKGHIMLAQSLRLYLGVELHSWVHVKGCITSAKKDIPPFSISPYHFKIFEKNQFMENNSPEVASNREHHKQKDSLDSISSNAELGVSDWSMHDKVVAALSSGLSHDEVEATATKTRERHRKLGHRNGLSDLLRVRCIAQLETFASNSAEDVSSLVIGSKNLLHLKVKYESLPINCKIQTSGKSFPRNRNQAEDAWVDILYMLSLVDESLHDGVYNTYELAFDKDCGSNFSSKTLDMLLEKLQLGDMLFSHVAPSVFPGNVLCASSSSLDWMGTAPSDVNHRLISLLSPTSGMLFSIYNLPLPGHILICGPAGSGKTLLAKASAKYIEGCKDILAHVVFVSCSRLTLEKPSTIRQELSSNISEALVHAPSVIILDDLDSLVASSSDLEGSQPSSSSAAFIEFLADILDEGKQRSFCGTGPIAFIATVQSLTNFQQSLSCSGRFDFHINLPAPAAAERSAILKHEMEKRSLQCSDDLLSDIASKCDGYDAYDLEILVDRSVHAAIGRSLSANLGSKDNRKPTLIWDDFQQAMENFLPVAMRDITKPAKEGGRSGWEDVGGLNDIRNAIKEMIELPSKFPNIFAQAPLRLRSNVLLYGPPGCGKTHIVGAAAAACSLRFISVKWPELLNKYIGASEQAVRDIFSKAAAAAPCLLFFDEFDSIAPKRGHDNTGVTDRVVNQFLTELDGVEVLTGVFVFAATRFA, encoded by the exons ATGGAGTTTGAGGTGAGAGCAGTGGGAGGAATCGAGAGCTGCTtcgtctctctccctctctccctcatcCAAACCCTTCAGACCGGTTACCTCCCTCCAATTCTAGCGCTCGAGCTCCGCTCCGACGATCGCCTCTGGCAAGTCGCGTGGTGCGGCGCCGCATCGAATTCCCCTTCCTCAATTGAG ATAGCTCGTCACTATGCGGATTGCATTGGATTGAGCGATCGGACCTCGGTTAAAGTGCGTGTGATCAGTAATTTGCCTAAAGCTACGCTTGTGACGGTTGAGCCGCTCACGGAGGATGATTGGGAGATTCTGGAGCTCAATTCGGAGCTTGCTGAAAGTGTTATTTTGAAGCAG GTTGGAGTTGTACACGAACAAATGAAATTTCCATTGTGGTTGCATGGACAAACAGTTGTCACATTTCTTGTTATGTCAATCTTTCCCCAGAATCCAGTAG TTCAACTTGTTCCTGGAACTGAAGTTGCAGTAGCTCCGAAGAGACGTAAAAGTCCGTCCCTGCAATCTCCAGATGAGGGTCACACAATTGCTAAAGCACAACTTCGGATCCAAGATTCAGATAATAAGTCAGTTTATAAATATGAGGAAAATGGTGTTGAAATGGACGTAGTACTCACATTTGGTGTTTATGTCCATCCAGAAACagctaagaaatattctttcaGTTCTTGTCAGCTTGTAGAGATATCTCCACGGTCTCTATCcaaaaataacaagaaaaagCTGCAATCTAGAagcaaatcaaatgaaaatgaagCCAATAATGGGATTCATAACGATAAGCGGAATTCCCCCCAGCATCTCATCGTCCATCTATTATTATGTGAATCAGTGTCAAAAGGGCACATAATGCTAGCTCAGTCTCTTCGCCTGTATTTGGGGGTAGAATTACACTCAT GGGTACATGTTAAAGGGTGTATCACTAGTGCAAAAAAAGACATACCTCCCTTTTCTATTTCACCATATCATTTCAAGATATTTGAAAAGAATCAGTTTATGGAGAATAACAGCCCAGAAGTTGCAAGCAACCGCGAGCACCATAAACAAAAAGATAGTCTTGATAGTATTAGTTCAAATGCAGAACTGGGTGTTAGTGATTGGTCTATGCACGACAAGGTTGTTGCCGCACTTTCTTCTGGACTTTCTCATGATGAGGTTGAAGCCACAGCTACTAAGACTAGGGAAAGACACAGGAAACTTGGTCATAGAAATGGTTTATCAGATCTTTTACGTGTGAGGTGTATAGCCCAGCTTGAAACTTTTGCTTCAAATTCAGCAGAAGACGTAAGCTCATTGGTTATAGGAAGCAAAAACTTACTTCATTTAAAAGTCAAATATGAGAGTTTGCCTATAAATTGCAAGATACAAACATCTGGTAAAAGTTTCCCCAGAAACAGAAACCAGGCTGAAGATGCATGGGTTGATATCCTTTATATGCTGTCACTTGTTGATGAATCTTTGCATGATGGAGTCTATAATACCTATGAACTTGCATTTGACAAAGACTGCGGGAGCAACTTTTCTTCAAAAACTTTAGACATGTTGCTAGAGAAGCTGCAGCTGGGTGATATGTTATTCTCTCATGTTGCCCCTTCAGTATTTCCTGGAAATGTCCTTTGTGCTTCAAGTTCTTCATTGGACTGGATGGGTACAGCTCCATCTGATGTAAATCACA GGTTGATCTCTTTGTTATCTCCTACTTCTGGAATGTTGTTCAGTATCTATAATCTGCCGTTGCCTGGGCATATTCTAATATGCGGACCTGCA GGTTCTGGAAAAACATTATTGGCTAAAGCCTCTGCAAAATATATTGAAGGCTGTAAAGATATTTTGGCACATGT AGTCTTTGTTTCTTGTTCTAGGCTCACTCTGGAGAAGCCTTCAACTATTCGTCAAGAACTTTCTAGCAACATCTCTGAAGCACTGGTTCATGCACCTTCTGTCATCATCTTGGATGATCTTGACAGCCTTGTTGCATCTTCCTCGGATCTGGAGGGGTCTCAACCTTCATCATCTTCTGCAGCATTCATTGAGTTTCTTGCTGATATATTAGATGAG GGAAAGCAAAGGAGCTTTTGTGGGACTGGTCCCATTGCATTCATTGCTACTGTGCAATCCCTGACTAATTTTCAACAGAGCTTGAGCTGTTCTG GACGGTTTGACTTTCATATCAATCTTCCTGCACCTGCAGCTGCTGAACGGTCAGCTATATTGAAGCATGAGATGGAGAAACGATCATTGCAATGTTCTGATGATCTCCTGTCAGATATAGCATCAAAATGTGATGGATATGATGCTTATGATCTG GAAATACTGGTAGACCGATCCGTGCATGCAGCCATTGGTCGCTCATTATCTGCTAATTTGGGATCTAAAGATAATAGAAAGCCTACTTTGATTTGGGATGACTTTCAGCAAGCAATGGAAAATTTTCTACCGGTGGCCATGCGAGACATCACTAAACCAGCTAAAGAAGGTGGTCGCTCTGGTTGGGAAGATGTTGGTGGTCTTAATGACATTCGAAATGCTATTAAAGAG ATGATTGAGCTACCTTCAAAATTTCCCAACATATTTGCACAAGCACCATTAAGATTGCGATCCAATGTTCTCTTATATGGTCCTCCTGGTTGTGGGAAAACACATATTGTTGGTGCAGCTGCTGCAGCATGTTCACTAAGGTTCATCTCAGTGAAATGGCCTGAATTGCTTAACAAGTATATTGGTGCTTCTGAACAAGCT GTTCGGGATATCTTCTCAAAAGCAGCTGCAGCAGCTCCCTGCCTTCTCTTTTTTGATGAATTTGATTCTATTGCTCCGAAGAGAGGACATGATAATACCGGTGTAACTGATAGAGTTGTCAATCAG TTTCTAACAGAATTGGATGGTGTTGAAGTCTTGACTGGTGTATTTGTTTTTGCTGCTACTAG ATTTGCTTGA
- the LOC121780067 gene encoding UDP-sugar pyrophosphorylase-like — MGAYILVLPEGRSTIAIKGQSIFLQDLALDGALVIDAEVKVGGTVHNAGWAIEKVDYKDTSVPEEVRIRGFKIIKVEQLEKTYNEPGKYSLSP, encoded by the exons ATGGGGGCTTACATTCTCGTATTACCGGAAGGAAGATCTACCATTGCCATTAAGGGCCAAAGCATCTTTCTCCAGGATCTTGCCTTGGATGGAGCTCTAGTTATCGATGCTGAG GTTAAAGTAGGAGGAACTGTGCACAACGCCGGATGGGCCATTGAAAAAGTCGATTACAAGGATACTTCAGTGCCTGAAGAAGTGAGGATCAGAGGTTTCAAAATTATCAAAGTGGAGCAGTTGGAGAAGACATACAACGAGCCCGGAAAGTATTCATTAAGCCCCTGA
- the LOC121780066 gene encoding peroxisome biogenesis protein 1-like isoform X3, with protein MEFEVRAVGGIESCFVSLPLSLIQTLQTGYLPPILALELRSDDRLWQVAWCGAASNSPSSIEIARHYADCIGLSDRTSVKVRVISNLPKATLVTVEPLTEDDWEILELNSELAESVILKQVGVVHEQMKFPLWLHGQTVVTFLVMSIFPQNPVVQLVPGTEVAVAPKRRKSPSLQSPDEGHTIAKAQLRIQDSDNKSVYKYEENGVEMDVVLTFGVYVHPETAKKYSFSSCQLVEISPRSLSKNNKKKLQSRSKSNENEANNGIHNDKRNSPQHLIVHLLLCESVSKGHIMLAQSLRLYLGVELHSWVHVKGCITSAKKDIPPFSISPYHFKIFEKNQFMENNSPEVASNREHHKQKDSLDSISSNAELGVSDWSMHDKVVAALSSGLSHDEVEATATKTRERHRKLGHRNGLSDLLRVRCIAQLETFASNSAEDVSSLVIGSKNLLHLKVKYESLPINCKIQTSGKSFPRNRNQAEDAWVDILYMLSLVDESLHDGVYNTYELAFDKDCGSNFSSKTLDMLLEKLQLGDMLFSHVAPSVFPGNVLCASSSSLDWMGTAPSDVNHRLISLLSPTSGMLFSIYNLPLPGHILICGPAGSGKTLLAKASAKYIEGCKDILAHVVFVSCSRLTLEKPSTIRQELSSNISEALVHAPSVIILDDLDSLVASSSDLEGSQPSSSSAAFIEFLADILDEGKQRSFCGTGPIAFIATVQSLTNFQQSLSCSGRFDFHINLPAPAAAERSAILKHEMEKRSLQCSDDLLSDIASKCDGYDAYDLEILVDRSVHAAIGRSLSANLGSKDNRKPTLIWDDFQQAMENFLPVAMRDITKPAKEGGRSGWEDVGGLNDIRNAIKEMIELPSKFPNIFAQAPLRLRSNVLLYGPPGCGKTHIVGAAAAACSLRFISVKWPELLNKYIGASEQAVRDIFSKAAAAAPCLLFFDEFDSIAPKRGHDNTGVTDRVVNQNWMVLKS; from the exons ATGGAGTTTGAGGTGAGAGCAGTGGGAGGAATCGAGAGCTGCTtcgtctctctccctctctccctcatcCAAACCCTTCAGACCGGTTACCTCCCTCCAATTCTAGCGCTCGAGCTCCGCTCCGACGATCGCCTCTGGCAAGTCGCGTGGTGCGGCGCCGCATCGAATTCCCCTTCCTCAATTGAG ATAGCTCGTCACTATGCGGATTGCATTGGATTGAGCGATCGGACCTCGGTTAAAGTGCGTGTGATCAGTAATTTGCCTAAAGCTACGCTTGTGACGGTTGAGCCGCTCACGGAGGATGATTGGGAGATTCTGGAGCTCAATTCGGAGCTTGCTGAAAGTGTTATTTTGAAGCAG GTTGGAGTTGTACACGAACAAATGAAATTTCCATTGTGGTTGCATGGACAAACAGTTGTCACATTTCTTGTTATGTCAATCTTTCCCCAGAATCCAGTAG TTCAACTTGTTCCTGGAACTGAAGTTGCAGTAGCTCCGAAGAGACGTAAAAGTCCGTCCCTGCAATCTCCAGATGAGGGTCACACAATTGCTAAAGCACAACTTCGGATCCAAGATTCAGATAATAAGTCAGTTTATAAATATGAGGAAAATGGTGTTGAAATGGACGTAGTACTCACATTTGGTGTTTATGTCCATCCAGAAACagctaagaaatattctttcaGTTCTTGTCAGCTTGTAGAGATATCTCCACGGTCTCTATCcaaaaataacaagaaaaagCTGCAATCTAGAagcaaatcaaatgaaaatgaagCCAATAATGGGATTCATAACGATAAGCGGAATTCCCCCCAGCATCTCATCGTCCATCTATTATTATGTGAATCAGTGTCAAAAGGGCACATAATGCTAGCTCAGTCTCTTCGCCTGTATTTGGGGGTAGAATTACACTCAT GGGTACATGTTAAAGGGTGTATCACTAGTGCAAAAAAAGACATACCTCCCTTTTCTATTTCACCATATCATTTCAAGATATTTGAAAAGAATCAGTTTATGGAGAATAACAGCCCAGAAGTTGCAAGCAACCGCGAGCACCATAAACAAAAAGATAGTCTTGATAGTATTAGTTCAAATGCAGAACTGGGTGTTAGTGATTGGTCTATGCACGACAAGGTTGTTGCCGCACTTTCTTCTGGACTTTCTCATGATGAGGTTGAAGCCACAGCTACTAAGACTAGGGAAAGACACAGGAAACTTGGTCATAGAAATGGTTTATCAGATCTTTTACGTGTGAGGTGTATAGCCCAGCTTGAAACTTTTGCTTCAAATTCAGCAGAAGACGTAAGCTCATTGGTTATAGGAAGCAAAAACTTACTTCATTTAAAAGTCAAATATGAGAGTTTGCCTATAAATTGCAAGATACAAACATCTGGTAAAAGTTTCCCCAGAAACAGAAACCAGGCTGAAGATGCATGGGTTGATATCCTTTATATGCTGTCACTTGTTGATGAATCTTTGCATGATGGAGTCTATAATACCTATGAACTTGCATTTGACAAAGACTGCGGGAGCAACTTTTCTTCAAAAACTTTAGACATGTTGCTAGAGAAGCTGCAGCTGGGTGATATGTTATTCTCTCATGTTGCCCCTTCAGTATTTCCTGGAAATGTCCTTTGTGCTTCAAGTTCTTCATTGGACTGGATGGGTACAGCTCCATCTGATGTAAATCACA GGTTGATCTCTTTGTTATCTCCTACTTCTGGAATGTTGTTCAGTATCTATAATCTGCCGTTGCCTGGGCATATTCTAATATGCGGACCTGCA GGTTCTGGAAAAACATTATTGGCTAAAGCCTCTGCAAAATATATTGAAGGCTGTAAAGATATTTTGGCACATGT AGTCTTTGTTTCTTGTTCTAGGCTCACTCTGGAGAAGCCTTCAACTATTCGTCAAGAACTTTCTAGCAACATCTCTGAAGCACTGGTTCATGCACCTTCTGTCATCATCTTGGATGATCTTGACAGCCTTGTTGCATCTTCCTCGGATCTGGAGGGGTCTCAACCTTCATCATCTTCTGCAGCATTCATTGAGTTTCTTGCTGATATATTAGATGAG GGAAAGCAAAGGAGCTTTTGTGGGACTGGTCCCATTGCATTCATTGCTACTGTGCAATCCCTGACTAATTTTCAACAGAGCTTGAGCTGTTCTG GACGGTTTGACTTTCATATCAATCTTCCTGCACCTGCAGCTGCTGAACGGTCAGCTATATTGAAGCATGAGATGGAGAAACGATCATTGCAATGTTCTGATGATCTCCTGTCAGATATAGCATCAAAATGTGATGGATATGATGCTTATGATCTG GAAATACTGGTAGACCGATCCGTGCATGCAGCCATTGGTCGCTCATTATCTGCTAATTTGGGATCTAAAGATAATAGAAAGCCTACTTTGATTTGGGATGACTTTCAGCAAGCAATGGAAAATTTTCTACCGGTGGCCATGCGAGACATCACTAAACCAGCTAAAGAAGGTGGTCGCTCTGGTTGGGAAGATGTTGGTGGTCTTAATGACATTCGAAATGCTATTAAAGAG ATGATTGAGCTACCTTCAAAATTTCCCAACATATTTGCACAAGCACCATTAAGATTGCGATCCAATGTTCTCTTATATGGTCCTCCTGGTTGTGGGAAAACACATATTGTTGGTGCAGCTGCTGCAGCATGTTCACTAAGGTTCATCTCAGTGAAATGGCCTGAATTGCTTAACAAGTATATTGGTGCTTCTGAACAAGCT GTTCGGGATATCTTCTCAAAAGCAGCTGCAGCAGCTCCCTGCCTTCTCTTTTTTGATGAATTTGATTCTATTGCTCCGAAGAGAGGACATGATAATACCGGTGTAACTGATAGAGTTGTCAATCAG AATTGGATGGTGTTGAAGTCTTGA
- the LOC121780066 gene encoding peroxisome biogenesis protein 1-like isoform X1: MEFEVRAVGGIESCFVSLPLSLIQTLQTGYLPPILALELRSDDRLWQVAWCGAASNSPSSIEIARHYADCIGLSDRTSVKVRVISNLPKATLVTVEPLTEDDWEILELNSELAESVILKQVGVVHEQMKFPLWLHGQTVVTFLVMSIFPQNPVVQLVPGTEVAVAPKRRKSPSLQSPDEGHTIAKAQLRIQDSDNKSVYKYEENGVEMDVVLTFGVYVHPETAKKYSFSSCQLVEISPRSLSKNNKKKLQSRSKSNENEANNGIHNDKRNSPQHLIVHLLLCESVSKGHIMLAQSLRLYLGVELHSWVHVKGCITSAKKDIPPFSISPYHFKIFEKNQFMENNSPEVASNREHHKQKDSLDSISSNAELGVSDWSMHDKVVAALSSGLSHDEVEATATKTRERHRKLGHRNGLSDLLRVRCIAQLETFASNSAEDVSSLVIGSKNLLHLKVKYESLPINCKIQTSGKSFPRNRNQAEDAWVDILYMLSLVDESLHDGVYNTYELAFDKDCGSNFSSKTLDMLLEKLQLGDMLFSHVAPSVFPGNVLCASSSSLDWMGTAPSDVNHRLISLLSPTSGMLFSIYNLPLPGHILICGPAGSGKTLLAKASAKYIEGCKDILAHVVFVSCSRLTLEKPSTIRQELSSNISEALVHAPSVIILDDLDSLVASSSDLEGSQPSSSSAAFIEFLADILDEGKQRSFCGTGPIAFIATVQSLTNFQQSLSCSGRFDFHINLPAPAAAERSAILKHEMEKRSLQCSDDLLSDIASKCDGYDAYDLEILVDRSVHAAIGRSLSANLGSKDNRKPTLIWDDFQQAMENFLPVAMRDITKPAKEGGRSGWEDVGGLNDIRNAIKEMIELPSKFPNIFAQAPLRLRSNVLLYGPPGCGKTHIVGAAAAACSLRFISVKWPELLNKYIGASEQAVRDIFSKAAAAAPCLLFFDEFDSIAPKRGHDNTGVTDRVVNQFLTELDGVEVLTGVFVFAATSRPDLLDAALLRPGRLDRILFCDFPSHQERLEILKVLSRKLPMDGDVDLDHVAQITEGFSGADLQALLSDTQLEAVHELLDNNDVSTTKKMPVITNALLKSIASNAKPSVSEAEKRRLYDIYSEFLDSKRSTAAQSREAKGKRATLA, from the exons ATGGAGTTTGAGGTGAGAGCAGTGGGAGGAATCGAGAGCTGCTtcgtctctctccctctctccctcatcCAAACCCTTCAGACCGGTTACCTCCCTCCAATTCTAGCGCTCGAGCTCCGCTCCGACGATCGCCTCTGGCAAGTCGCGTGGTGCGGCGCCGCATCGAATTCCCCTTCCTCAATTGAG ATAGCTCGTCACTATGCGGATTGCATTGGATTGAGCGATCGGACCTCGGTTAAAGTGCGTGTGATCAGTAATTTGCCTAAAGCTACGCTTGTGACGGTTGAGCCGCTCACGGAGGATGATTGGGAGATTCTGGAGCTCAATTCGGAGCTTGCTGAAAGTGTTATTTTGAAGCAG GTTGGAGTTGTACACGAACAAATGAAATTTCCATTGTGGTTGCATGGACAAACAGTTGTCACATTTCTTGTTATGTCAATCTTTCCCCAGAATCCAGTAG TTCAACTTGTTCCTGGAACTGAAGTTGCAGTAGCTCCGAAGAGACGTAAAAGTCCGTCCCTGCAATCTCCAGATGAGGGTCACACAATTGCTAAAGCACAACTTCGGATCCAAGATTCAGATAATAAGTCAGTTTATAAATATGAGGAAAATGGTGTTGAAATGGACGTAGTACTCACATTTGGTGTTTATGTCCATCCAGAAACagctaagaaatattctttcaGTTCTTGTCAGCTTGTAGAGATATCTCCACGGTCTCTATCcaaaaataacaagaaaaagCTGCAATCTAGAagcaaatcaaatgaaaatgaagCCAATAATGGGATTCATAACGATAAGCGGAATTCCCCCCAGCATCTCATCGTCCATCTATTATTATGTGAATCAGTGTCAAAAGGGCACATAATGCTAGCTCAGTCTCTTCGCCTGTATTTGGGGGTAGAATTACACTCAT GGGTACATGTTAAAGGGTGTATCACTAGTGCAAAAAAAGACATACCTCCCTTTTCTATTTCACCATATCATTTCAAGATATTTGAAAAGAATCAGTTTATGGAGAATAACAGCCCAGAAGTTGCAAGCAACCGCGAGCACCATAAACAAAAAGATAGTCTTGATAGTATTAGTTCAAATGCAGAACTGGGTGTTAGTGATTGGTCTATGCACGACAAGGTTGTTGCCGCACTTTCTTCTGGACTTTCTCATGATGAGGTTGAAGCCACAGCTACTAAGACTAGGGAAAGACACAGGAAACTTGGTCATAGAAATGGTTTATCAGATCTTTTACGTGTGAGGTGTATAGCCCAGCTTGAAACTTTTGCTTCAAATTCAGCAGAAGACGTAAGCTCATTGGTTATAGGAAGCAAAAACTTACTTCATTTAAAAGTCAAATATGAGAGTTTGCCTATAAATTGCAAGATACAAACATCTGGTAAAAGTTTCCCCAGAAACAGAAACCAGGCTGAAGATGCATGGGTTGATATCCTTTATATGCTGTCACTTGTTGATGAATCTTTGCATGATGGAGTCTATAATACCTATGAACTTGCATTTGACAAAGACTGCGGGAGCAACTTTTCTTCAAAAACTTTAGACATGTTGCTAGAGAAGCTGCAGCTGGGTGATATGTTATTCTCTCATGTTGCCCCTTCAGTATTTCCTGGAAATGTCCTTTGTGCTTCAAGTTCTTCATTGGACTGGATGGGTACAGCTCCATCTGATGTAAATCACA GGTTGATCTCTTTGTTATCTCCTACTTCTGGAATGTTGTTCAGTATCTATAATCTGCCGTTGCCTGGGCATATTCTAATATGCGGACCTGCA GGTTCTGGAAAAACATTATTGGCTAAAGCCTCTGCAAAATATATTGAAGGCTGTAAAGATATTTTGGCACATGT AGTCTTTGTTTCTTGTTCTAGGCTCACTCTGGAGAAGCCTTCAACTATTCGTCAAGAACTTTCTAGCAACATCTCTGAAGCACTGGTTCATGCACCTTCTGTCATCATCTTGGATGATCTTGACAGCCTTGTTGCATCTTCCTCGGATCTGGAGGGGTCTCAACCTTCATCATCTTCTGCAGCATTCATTGAGTTTCTTGCTGATATATTAGATGAG GGAAAGCAAAGGAGCTTTTGTGGGACTGGTCCCATTGCATTCATTGCTACTGTGCAATCCCTGACTAATTTTCAACAGAGCTTGAGCTGTTCTG GACGGTTTGACTTTCATATCAATCTTCCTGCACCTGCAGCTGCTGAACGGTCAGCTATATTGAAGCATGAGATGGAGAAACGATCATTGCAATGTTCTGATGATCTCCTGTCAGATATAGCATCAAAATGTGATGGATATGATGCTTATGATCTG GAAATACTGGTAGACCGATCCGTGCATGCAGCCATTGGTCGCTCATTATCTGCTAATTTGGGATCTAAAGATAATAGAAAGCCTACTTTGATTTGGGATGACTTTCAGCAAGCAATGGAAAATTTTCTACCGGTGGCCATGCGAGACATCACTAAACCAGCTAAAGAAGGTGGTCGCTCTGGTTGGGAAGATGTTGGTGGTCTTAATGACATTCGAAATGCTATTAAAGAG ATGATTGAGCTACCTTCAAAATTTCCCAACATATTTGCACAAGCACCATTAAGATTGCGATCCAATGTTCTCTTATATGGTCCTCCTGGTTGTGGGAAAACACATATTGTTGGTGCAGCTGCTGCAGCATGTTCACTAAGGTTCATCTCAGTGAAATGGCCTGAATTGCTTAACAAGTATATTGGTGCTTCTGAACAAGCT GTTCGGGATATCTTCTCAAAAGCAGCTGCAGCAGCTCCCTGCCTTCTCTTTTTTGATGAATTTGATTCTATTGCTCCGAAGAGAGGACATGATAATACCGGTGTAACTGATAGAGTTGTCAATCAG TTTCTAACAGAATTGGATGGTGTTGAAGTCTTGACTGGTGTATTTGTTTTTGCTGCTACTAG TCGACCAGATTTGCTTGATGCTGCACTTCTACGGCCTGGTAGGCTGGACcgaattttattttgtgattttccATCACACCAGGAGAGGTTGGAGATTCTTAAGGTCCTCTCAAGAAAG TTACCAATGGACGGTGATGTCGACTTGGATCACGTAGCTCAAATTACTGAAGGCTTCAGTGGAGCTGATCTTCAAGCCCTTCTCTCTGACACACAGCTTGAAGCAGTTCACGAGCTTTTAGATAACAACGATGTCAGCACAACTAAAAAGATGCCTGTAATCACGAATGCTCTCTTGAAGTCCATCGCGTCCAATGCTAAACCGTCGGTATCAGAAGCTGAGAAGCGAAGGTTGTATGATATCTACAGCGAGTTTCTTGATTCAAAGCGATCAACCGCTGCACAg TCGAGGGAAGCAAAAGGTAAACGTGCGACGTTAGCTTGA